The following proteins come from a genomic window of Pyxidicoccus sp. MSG2:
- a CDS encoding citrate synthase, with the protein MGTTEAAPQAGLEGVIVADTRLSEVDGERGRLVIAGSDVESLAGAVSFEEVCARLWAPYAQEPLPSSLQAALGEARARAFGLLEGLGNALSAEDGMDALRAAMAHVPIQPGNERETFLLLTGAAAVFAGAWARRSRGLAPVRPDPKLPHAADLLRMVTGEHQPERAAGLDAYLVTVSDHGLNASTFTARVITSTGSDAVSATVGAIGALKGPLHGGAPGPVLDMLDAIARPENAASWLEEELKVGRRIMGMGHRIYRVRDPRAAVLERAIERLERGGLRTDRLALARAVEHAAEELLRQRYPDRPLRANVEFYTAVLLDAVGLDRTLFSTVFACGRVAGWLGHVAEQRATGKLIRPASRYVGTLP; encoded by the coding sequence ATGGGCACGACAGAGGCAGCACCGCAGGCGGGGCTTGAAGGCGTCATCGTCGCGGATACCCGGCTGAGCGAAGTGGATGGCGAGCGCGGACGGTTGGTGATCGCCGGGAGTGATGTGGAGTCGCTCGCGGGCGCCGTCTCCTTCGAGGAGGTGTGCGCGAGGCTCTGGGCGCCGTACGCCCAGGAGCCGCTGCCCTCCTCGCTCCAGGCCGCGCTCGGGGAGGCGCGCGCGCGGGCCTTCGGTTTGCTGGAGGGGCTGGGCAATGCCCTCTCGGCCGAGGACGGGATGGACGCGCTCCGGGCCGCGATGGCCCATGTCCCCATCCAGCCGGGCAACGAGCGGGAGACGTTCCTGCTGCTGACAGGAGCCGCCGCGGTGTTCGCGGGCGCGTGGGCCCGGCGCAGTCGCGGGCTGGCGCCCGTGCGGCCGGATCCCAAGCTGCCGCATGCCGCGGACCTGCTGCGCATGGTCACCGGAGAGCATCAGCCCGAGCGCGCCGCCGGGCTCGATGCGTACCTGGTCACCGTCTCCGATCATGGCTTGAACGCCTCCACGTTCACCGCGCGCGTGATCACCTCGACGGGCTCGGATGCGGTGTCCGCCACCGTGGGTGCCATCGGCGCGCTCAAGGGCCCGCTCCATGGTGGAGCGCCGGGGCCCGTGCTGGACATGCTCGACGCCATCGCCCGACCGGAGAACGCGGCGTCGTGGCTGGAAGAGGAGTTGAAGGTCGGCCGCCGCATCATGGGGATGGGCCACCGCATCTACCGCGTGCGAGATCCTCGCGCCGCCGTGCTGGAGCGCGCCATCGAACGGCTGGAGCGCGGCGGGCTTCGGACCGACCGGCTCGCGCTGGCTCGGGCGGTGGAGCACGCCGCCGAGGAGCTGCTTCGTCAGCGCTACCCGGATCGCCCGCTGCGCGCCAACGTGGAGTTCTACACGGCCGTGCTGCTCGACGCGGTGGGACTCGATCGGACGCTGTTCTCCACGGTCTTCGCCTGTGGGCGCGTCGCGGGCTGGCTCGGGCACGTCGCCGAGCAGCGGGCCACCGGCAAGCTCATCCGGCCCGCCTCCCGCTACGTGGGCACGCTGCCGTAG
- a CDS encoding peptidoglycan-binding protein, whose translation MAIDSTSRSTTRVSTPPRTSALVAPTSTSSGRGTTPTNNRVGTSGVSSFEGTSRTDPNAILGRYNPTGASDRTARQDGIRQGGPAASRQMAMTDLPRLQQYKADIESVAQEYGFPPALLAAIISRESRGGQALDANGRGDNGNGYGLMQVDRRTAAGVGGPRSRENIAQGAGILRDKLNQVKRDHPNWTPEQQLRGAVAAYNVGAGNVRTIEGMDRGTTGDDYSSDVWARAQALAPHFGGAPTGGTENRPEINPDRPAPERNRTTTPSTRVASLKQGAESPQVGSLQRQLKAAGVNPGPIDNKFGPKTEAAVRRFQQEHGLKVDGIVGPRTRAALEASSAPGQRPTTTGGGRPTTGTTGTTPNRPTTGTGVNGTARLNNYPAGKGMATGTVTVNGNTYQFNSGSRSLFSVPQGEFRVTAHRNSRSDAGFTRDGVGFSFRLEDPRRPGSDKFYDSRAGRDREALRIHPDGGATGTAGCIGIVGDAATLRRFRDDMNAELRRNGGSYTLRVQ comes from the coding sequence ATGGCCATTGACTCGACCAGCCGCTCCACGACTCGCGTCTCCACTCCGCCGCGGACGAGCGCGCTTGTCGCGCCGACCTCGACGTCGTCCGGGCGGGGCACCACTCCGACGAACAACCGGGTGGGCACCTCCGGGGTGAGCTCGTTCGAGGGGACGAGCCGGACGGACCCCAATGCCATCCTGGGCCGCTACAACCCGACGGGCGCCTCGGACCGGACCGCGCGCCAGGACGGCATCCGGCAGGGAGGCCCTGCCGCCTCGCGCCAGATGGCGATGACCGACCTGCCGCGGCTGCAGCAGTACAAGGCGGACATTGAATCGGTGGCGCAGGAGTACGGCTTCCCGCCGGCTTTGCTGGCCGCGATCATCAGCCGCGAGAGCCGCGGTGGCCAGGCGCTGGACGCCAACGGGCGCGGCGACAACGGCAATGGCTACGGCCTGATGCAGGTGGACCGGCGCACCGCGGCGGGCGTCGGCGGTCCCCGCAGCCGCGAGAACATCGCGCAGGGCGCTGGAATCCTCCGGGACAAGCTCAACCAGGTGAAGCGCGACCACCCCAACTGGACCCCCGAGCAGCAGCTGCGCGGCGCGGTGGCCGCCTACAACGTGGGCGCCGGCAACGTGCGGACCATCGAGGGGATGGACCGGGGCACCACCGGCGACGACTACTCCAGCGACGTGTGGGCCCGCGCGCAGGCGCTGGCGCCGCACTTCGGTGGCGCGCCGACCGGCGGCACGGAGAACCGGCCCGAGATCAACCCGGACCGTCCCGCCCCCGAGCGGAACCGGACGACGACCCCCTCCACGCGCGTGGCCAGCTTGAAGCAGGGCGCGGAGAGCCCGCAGGTCGGCTCGCTCCAGCGGCAGCTCAAGGCGGCCGGCGTCAACCCGGGCCCCATCGACAACAAGTTCGGCCCGAAGACCGAGGCGGCGGTGCGCCGGTTCCAGCAGGAGCACGGCCTGAAGGTGGACGGCATCGTGGGGCCGCGGACCCGGGCGGCGCTCGAGGCGAGCAGCGCTCCGGGCCAGCGTCCGACGACCACCGGCGGCGGCCGGCCCACCACCGGCACCACCGGCACCACCCCCAACCGGCCCACCACCGGCACCGGCGTCAATGGCACCGCGCGGCTCAACAACTATCCCGCCGGCAAGGGCATGGCCACCGGCACCGTCACGGTGAACGGCAACACGTACCAGTTCAACTCCGGCTCGCGCAGTCTCTTCTCGGTTCCGCAGGGCGAGTTCCGGGTGACGGCGCATCGCAACAGCCGCTCCGACGCGGGCTTCACGCGGGATGGCGTCGGCTTCAGCTTCCGGCTCGAGGATCCTCGCCGCCCGGGCTCCGACAAGTTCTATGACTCTCGCGCGGGTCGCGACCGTGAGGCGCTGCGCATCCACCCGGACGGTGGCGCGACCGGCACCGCGGGCTGCATCGGCATCGTCGGTGATGCGGCGACGTTGCGCCGGTTCCGCGACGACATGAACGCGGAGCTCCGCCGCAACGGCGGCTCGTACACGCTGCGCGTGCAGTAA
- a CDS encoding WD40 repeat domain-containing protein, giving the protein MSTSSRAASRERRLHGPSTKLTGHSTHIIAAEWSEDSSRLVSAASNDSTVRVWDVEAARTVSKLDIAKGVNNVRLSPTGDRLVATFDDKVARVYALTSGGELASARQGARTQALEVAPDGEVYWAGFGAGDDVVWSWRPGEEPKPLLNGIHTFEPHCGLSFSRDGTELWCFFEWDLVGFDTRTGAELARFKGDRDVALGTGFVLPPRRCAVAVKSHLNRDDEPVRPRLYKWDLESGRHDWSSEILRFGHGVRPLLAMARSTRWLATLGDDGVTLHSSRSGRVLGVLPCEVSAWDISCLSVSPDERFVAVGTANGDLVVHDVGDAVIEPGVAVPRIARRSRMGSPLLLRLQKRPGLWLRVHENGDLEKAEGDARTDSVITTPVLRAGQQRPVAVHPGYLASELCRRLWPHELSKPPPWSRAHPVQVFVGGELAVEGHVGIGSGEDILGIDSDPDGVGERVGGELGARKLLAGIEALLAWLPAD; this is encoded by the coding sequence ATGAGCACATCATCGCGAGCGGCTTCGCGGGAGAGGCGCCTTCACGGACCGAGCACGAAGCTCACGGGCCACTCCACGCACATCATCGCCGCGGAGTGGTCCGAGGACTCGTCCCGACTCGTCTCGGCTGCCTCGAACGACTCCACGGTTCGCGTGTGGGACGTCGAAGCCGCGCGGACCGTGTCGAAGCTCGATATCGCGAAGGGGGTCAACAACGTCCGGCTGTCTCCGACGGGGGACCGGCTGGTCGCGACGTTCGACGACAAGGTTGCTCGGGTGTACGCGCTCACCTCCGGCGGGGAGCTTGCGAGCGCACGCCAGGGGGCGCGTACCCAGGCGCTGGAAGTGGCTCCGGACGGCGAGGTGTACTGGGCGGGCTTTGGCGCAGGTGACGACGTGGTCTGGTCGTGGCGCCCTGGCGAAGAGCCGAAGCCGCTCCTGAACGGCATCCACACCTTCGAGCCCCACTGCGGCCTCTCGTTTTCCCGCGACGGAACGGAGCTGTGGTGCTTCTTCGAGTGGGACCTCGTGGGGTTCGACACGCGGACAGGTGCGGAGCTGGCGCGATTCAAGGGGGACCGGGACGTCGCCCTCGGGACCGGCTTCGTGTTGCCTCCGAGGCGCTGCGCGGTGGCCGTGAAATCACATCTCAACCGGGATGACGAACCGGTCCGGCCGCGCCTCTACAAGTGGGACCTCGAGTCCGGCAGGCATGACTGGAGCTCGGAAATCCTCAGGTTTGGCCACGGTGTCAGGCCGTTGCTGGCGATGGCCCGGAGCACGCGCTGGCTCGCGACGCTCGGTGACGATGGCGTGACGCTTCACTCGAGTCGTAGCGGGCGGGTGCTCGGGGTGCTGCCATGCGAGGTGTCCGCGTGGGACATCTCCTGCCTGAGCGTGTCTCCAGATGAGCGCTTCGTCGCGGTGGGGACAGCGAATGGCGACCTGGTCGTCCACGACGTCGGCGACGCGGTCATCGAACCTGGCGTGGCGGTGCCGCGCATCGCCCGGCGCTCCCGTATGGGCAGTCCGCTCCTGCTGCGGCTGCAGAAACGGCCGGGACTGTGGCTCCGGGTGCATGAGAACGGCGACCTCGAGAAGGCCGAGGGCGATGCCCGCACCGATTCGGTCATCACGACCCCGGTCCTCCGGGCCGGCCAGCAGCGTCCGGTGGCCGTTCATCCTGGCTACCTCGCCTCGGAGCTCTGCCGGCGTCTCTGGCCGCACGAGCTCTCGAAGCCTCCGCCCTGGAGCAGGGCCCATCCCGTGCAGGTCTTCGTCGGAGGCGAACTGGCCGTCGAGGGCCATGTCGGCATCGGGAGTGGCGAGGACATTCTCGGCATCGACAGCGACCCCGACGGCGTCGGGGAGCGGGTTGGCGGGGAGCTCGGTGCCCGGAAACTCCTCGCTGGCATCGAAGCCCTGCTGGCGTGGCTACCGGCCGACTGA
- a CDS encoding NAD(P)-dependent alcohol dehydrogenase, translating to MGQSVRAALLHEVNGPFVIDEVELESPRASELLVRITASGICHTDLTYRAGAGRFPLPAVLGHEGTGVVQAVGEGVTDFAPGDTVVLSYFSCRACDTCVGGHPAYCQLGPAGNVSGARPDGSFPMRWKGQPVRSSFFHQSSFATHVLAHQHNAVKVDASVPPELLAPLGCGFQTGAGAVLEAFRLQAGQQLAVFGAGAVGLAAIMAARVAGASSVIAVDLRPERLELARELGATDTFLATEPDLTKTILKRTRGGVDFALECVGLPQVLRQAFDVTRPLGTCGLLGLPGRDNPNVTLPMMGLLVGRRLVGIIEGDADPKTFIPRLVKLHAEGRFPLERLSRPYAFEAINDAVHDMETRTAIKPVLRMEGGCSP from the coding sequence ATGGGTCAGTCCGTTCGTGCCGCGCTACTGCATGAGGTGAATGGCCCCTTCGTCATCGACGAGGTCGAGCTGGAGTCGCCACGCGCGAGCGAGCTGCTGGTGCGCATCACCGCAAGCGGCATCTGCCATACGGACCTCACGTACCGAGCGGGTGCGGGCCGCTTCCCGCTGCCGGCGGTGCTGGGGCACGAGGGGACGGGCGTGGTGCAGGCCGTGGGGGAGGGGGTGACGGACTTCGCGCCGGGCGACACGGTGGTGCTCAGCTACTTCTCGTGCCGCGCCTGCGACACCTGTGTGGGTGGGCACCCCGCGTACTGCCAGCTTGGGCCGGCGGGCAATGTCTCGGGGGCGCGGCCGGACGGCTCGTTCCCCATGCGCTGGAAGGGGCAGCCCGTCCGTTCGAGCTTCTTCCACCAGTCGTCGTTCGCCACCCACGTGCTCGCGCATCAGCACAACGCGGTGAAGGTCGACGCCTCGGTGCCTCCCGAGCTGCTCGCTCCGCTGGGCTGCGGCTTCCAGACGGGCGCGGGCGCGGTGCTCGAGGCCTTCCGGCTCCAGGCCGGGCAGCAGCTCGCCGTCTTCGGGGCGGGCGCCGTGGGCCTCGCGGCCATCATGGCGGCGCGTGTCGCGGGGGCCTCCTCGGTCATCGCCGTGGACCTGCGCCCGGAGCGCCTCGAGCTCGCGCGGGAACTGGGCGCCACGGACACCTTCCTGGCGACGGAGCCCGACCTCACGAAGACGATTCTCAAGCGCACGCGAGGGGGCGTCGACTTCGCGCTGGAGTGTGTCGGCCTGCCGCAGGTGCTGCGCCAGGCGTTCGACGTGACGCGGCCCCTGGGCACGTGCGGACTGCTGGGCCTGCCCGGCCGCGACAACCCGAACGTCACCCTGCCGATGATGGGGCTGCTCGTCGGCAGGCGGCTGGTGGGCATCATCGAGGGTGACGCGGACCCGAAGACGTTCATCCCCCGTCTGGTCAAGCTGCACGCGGAGGGGCGATTCCCGCTGGAGCGGCTGAGCCGCCCCTATGCGTTCGAGGCCATCAACGACGCGGTTCATGACATGGAAACGCGCACGGCCATCAAGCCGGTGCTGCGCATGGAAGGAGGGTGCAGTCCATGA
- a CDS encoding spore germination protein GerW family protein, with translation MDVTEVIDRARDSITVKRVYGEAIHQKGVTMIPAALVAGGGGGGGGEGLAPQQAGVEGEASKASGSGGGFGLRARPAGAFVIREGSVTWIPAVDVNRIVRGAQWLAGTALVLFGINRILRAR, from the coding sequence ATGGACGTCACCGAGGTCATTGACCGGGCTCGCGACAGCATCACCGTGAAGCGCGTCTACGGAGAAGCCATCCATCAGAAGGGAGTCACCATGATTCCCGCGGCCCTGGTGGCCGGCGGAGGCGGAGGCGGAGGTGGCGAGGGGCTGGCTCCCCAGCAGGCCGGAGTGGAGGGCGAGGCCTCGAAGGCAAGCGGCTCGGGCGGTGGCTTCGGCCTGAGGGCCAGGCCCGCGGGCGCCTTCGTCATCCGCGAGGGTAGCGTCACCTGGATCCCCGCCGTGGACGTCAACCGCATCGTCCGGGGAGCGCAATGGCTCGCGGGCACGGCGCTCGTCCTCTTCGGCATCAACCGCATCCTGCGCGCACGCTGA
- a CDS encoding DUF4334 domain-containing protein yields MTFDEAVKAERISPEEAFALFDSLPTVDLAFMRGTWKGSELRTGHALDGLLGATGWYGKQFLDGERVHPLLFFTTDRSAVFPVDPRKWPSPTLQGAVGQHRADVETDAFKARLRLTEYRGKVSATMLYDDRPILDVFRKVDDGTVLGAMDARGMPQPYFFVLRRDTDAAKLFPAH; encoded by the coding sequence ATGACGTTCGACGAGGCGGTGAAGGCCGAGCGGATTTCCCCGGAGGAGGCGTTTGCGCTGTTCGACAGCCTGCCCACCGTGGACCTCGCATTCATGCGTGGCACCTGGAAGGGGAGCGAGCTGCGGACGGGCCACGCGCTGGATGGTCTGCTCGGTGCGACAGGCTGGTACGGCAAGCAGTTCCTCGACGGGGAACGTGTGCACCCGTTGTTGTTCTTCACCACGGACCGCTCGGCGGTGTTTCCCGTGGACCCGAGGAAGTGGCCGTCCCCCACGCTTCAAGGTGCCGTGGGGCAGCATCGCGCGGACGTCGAGACCGACGCGTTCAAGGCTCGCCTGCGACTGACCGAGTACCGGGGGAAGGTCAGCGCGACGATGCTCTACGACGACCGGCCGATTCTCGACGTCTTCCGGAAGGTGGACGACGGCACGGTGCTCGGGGCGATGGACGCACGCGGCATGCCGCAGCCGTACTTCTTCGTGCTGCGACGCGACACGGACGCCGCGAAGCTGTTCCCCGCCCACTGA
- a CDS encoding neprosin family prolyl endopeptidase, which produces MLRKSSALRGVTLLYLFLSGCGSQEAPASEATVAEPSTDRTGRTTAPLTEKELELRRERIREFFRARLARLNIVATTKTDSGQVIDWVPAPRDVPEMPPPADEKMPEGTRPLPETPGPEDKDAPVQTELQLQPWAQGPEGTVPVVRFDVENYLRLETEPPENPEDVFERLPEPSPASNDRYYGNWNKTGGPFFGSAAIVNLWDTSGPVDNETSIAQVAVMRGSPIQAIEVGKIELESLNGDKQPHLFTYFRTNGSEDGDWEGGYNQLCDGWRQVSTKIVPGAKLIGMSAQGKAQYVMDIEVRLHQGNWWVRVLGEWIGYYPRCKDNDTTSTCKNEGFLFSTQGIRNNADKLTWYGEVYDSSAPEATATQMGSGRFASEGWSHAAYFRNLTYFWAPTTYWWWDASTKPVATDARCYSVSEPTFSSTSRTKNRFFYGGPGKAAEGCR; this is translated from the coding sequence ATGCTCAGGAAGTCCTCCGCCCTGCGGGGCGTCACCCTCCTCTACCTGTTTCTGTCTGGCTGCGGCTCGCAGGAGGCGCCCGCCTCCGAGGCCACCGTGGCCGAGCCCTCCACGGACCGGACCGGGCGCACCACGGCCCCGCTCACCGAGAAGGAACTGGAGCTGCGCCGCGAGCGCATCCGCGAGTTCTTCCGCGCGCGCCTCGCCCGGCTGAACATCGTGGCCACAACGAAGACGGACTCGGGACAGGTCATCGACTGGGTGCCCGCCCCGCGCGACGTGCCGGAGATGCCTCCGCCCGCCGACGAAAAGATGCCCGAGGGCACGAGGCCGCTGCCCGAGACGCCGGGGCCCGAGGACAAGGACGCGCCCGTGCAGACGGAGCTCCAGCTCCAGCCGTGGGCGCAAGGCCCTGAGGGCACCGTGCCCGTCGTCCGCTTCGACGTGGAGAACTACCTGCGCCTGGAGACCGAGCCCCCCGAGAACCCGGAGGACGTCTTCGAGCGCCTCCCCGAGCCTTCCCCCGCCTCGAATGACCGCTACTACGGCAACTGGAACAAGACGGGCGGCCCCTTCTTCGGCAGCGCGGCCATCGTCAACCTCTGGGACACCTCCGGGCCCGTGGACAATGAGACGTCCATCGCGCAGGTCGCCGTCATGCGGGGCAGTCCCATTCAGGCCATCGAGGTGGGAAAGATCGAGCTCGAGTCCCTCAATGGTGACAAGCAGCCCCACCTCTTCACCTACTTCCGGACCAACGGCTCCGAGGACGGAGACTGGGAGGGGGGCTACAACCAGTTGTGCGACGGCTGGCGGCAGGTCAGCACCAAGATCGTGCCCGGCGCGAAGCTCATCGGCATGAGCGCCCAGGGGAAGGCACAGTACGTCATGGACATCGAGGTGCGCCTGCACCAGGGCAACTGGTGGGTGCGGGTCCTGGGCGAGTGGATCGGCTACTACCCACGCTGCAAGGACAACGACACGACCTCCACCTGCAAGAACGAGGGCTTCCTCTTCTCGACGCAGGGCATCCGGAACAACGCCGACAAGCTCACCTGGTACGGCGAGGTCTACGACTCCTCCGCGCCCGAGGCCACGGCGACGCAGATGGGCAGCGGCCGCTTCGCGTCCGAGGGCTGGAGCCATGCCGCCTACTTCCGAAACCTCACCTACTTCTGGGCCCCGACCACCTACTGGTGGTGGGACGCCAGCACCAAGCCGGTCGCCACCGATGCCAGGTGCTACTCCGTGAGCGAGCCCACCTTCAGCAGCACCTCGCGCACGAAGAACCGGTTCTTCTACGGCGGACCTGGCAAGGCGGCCGAGGGCTGCCGCTGA
- a CDS encoding type II secretion system protein: MRRNHAPGFTLIESMISLAVLALAMAGTLAGLLHASSELREGELLQARKALLDASTQRLWLADKALVAARAVVRPAAAPTTLAIGAAPWTVDTSAPVTGDPGTGAYFQVLPTGQISHVPGIPLGTSCTDTRLRRGTYCREVLVTEGTPYALSAGQVPAGVRAYTVWLRISRLGEPLERAVVHTEVVIP, translated from the coding sequence ATGCGACGAAACCATGCCCCGGGCTTCACGCTCATCGAGTCGATGATTTCGCTGGCCGTGCTGGCGCTCGCGATGGCCGGCACGCTGGCCGGCCTGCTCCACGCCTCCTCGGAGCTGCGCGAGGGCGAACTGCTCCAGGCAAGGAAGGCGCTGCTGGACGCCAGCACGCAGCGGCTGTGGCTGGCGGACAAGGCGCTCGTCGCCGCGCGCGCGGTGGTTCGGCCCGCCGCCGCGCCCACCACGCTGGCCATTGGCGCCGCGCCCTGGACGGTGGACACGTCCGCGCCCGTCACCGGGGACCCGGGCACCGGGGCGTACTTCCAGGTGCTACCCACCGGCCAGATCAGCCATGTGCCGGGCATCCCCCTGGGAACGTCCTGTACCGATACCCGCCTTCGCAGGGGCACCTACTGCCGCGAGGTGCTGGTCACCGAGGGCACGCCCTACGCACTGAGCGCGGGGCAGGTGCCCGCGGGCGTGCGGGCCTACACCGTCTGGCTGCGTATCAGCCGTCTGGGCGAGCCCCTCGAGCGCGCGGTGGTGCACACGGAGGTGGTCATCCCATGA
- a CDS encoding PilW family protein, with amino-acid sequence MRRWHARGFSLIELIVAMAVMLVAIAAVSYLLIATLRMKHNTENAIESNDAARLALEPLVKDLRLAGMGASGGLWLNQGGIPTQVNAVFGLDGAAAATTFERDDLWLVLPDPQALRESCVDRGASTSVVSAGVGALSVTCTTSLRDTDLLMVSNMTSAALLTGLTLTPAQQTTPGSIDYAESTLSGFSNAPGRGGFQVGDFVFPVTLVHYYIDVDPASSRPALYRAQGRLAPDARGRPFSDVAGSERMVQLDIEDLQVAYGFDAVGSGRPEGYAFQHGLGPAWLPGMRSLRVSIVGRGPQVQRDARDVVVSGLRPVSIENHDPAGAPEDGFRRSQYTRRVELPNMAAGVL; translated from the coding sequence ATGAGACGCTGGCACGCACGTGGGTTCTCCCTCATCGAGCTCATCGTCGCGATGGCGGTGATGCTGGTGGCGATAGCGGCCGTCTCGTACCTGCTCATCGCCACCCTCCGCATGAAGCACAACACGGAGAACGCCATCGAGAGCAACGACGCGGCCCGGCTGGCGCTGGAGCCCCTCGTGAAGGACCTGCGGCTGGCGGGCATGGGCGCCTCCGGGGGCCTCTGGCTCAACCAGGGCGGTATTCCCACCCAGGTCAACGCGGTGTTCGGTCTGGACGGCGCCGCGGCGGCAACGACCTTCGAGCGTGACGACCTGTGGCTCGTGCTCCCGGACCCGCAGGCCCTGCGGGAGAGCTGTGTCGACCGTGGAGCCTCCACGTCGGTGGTCAGCGCCGGCGTGGGCGCGCTGTCGGTGACGTGTACGACCAGCCTGCGGGACACGGACCTGTTGATGGTGAGCAACATGACGTCGGCGGCGTTGCTGACGGGCCTCACCCTCACGCCCGCGCAGCAGACGACTCCGGGGAGCATCGACTACGCCGAGTCCACCCTGTCGGGCTTCTCCAACGCACCGGGGCGGGGCGGCTTCCAGGTGGGGGACTTCGTCTTTCCGGTGACGCTCGTGCACTACTACATCGACGTGGACCCGGCCTCGTCGCGGCCCGCGCTCTACCGGGCCCAGGGTCGGCTGGCGCCGGACGCGCGGGGGCGGCCCTTCTCGGACGTGGCCGGCTCCGAGCGGATGGTGCAGCTCGACATCGAGGACCTGCAGGTGGCCTACGGCTTCGACGCGGTGGGCAGCGGGCGGCCGGAAGGCTACGCGTTCCAGCACGGCCTGGGCCCGGCGTGGCTTCCCGGAATGCGCTCGCTGCGCGTCAGCATCGTGGGCCGGGGCCCTCAGGTCCAGCGCGACGCGCGGGACGTCGTGGTGTCGGGCCTGAGGCCGGTGAGCATCGAGAACCATGACCCGGCCGGCGCGCCCGAGGACGGCTTCCGCCGAAGCCAGTACACGCGCCGGGTGGAGCTGCCCAACATGGCAGCGGGAGTCCTGTGA